The region ATCGAACCGGGCCGGACATCCATCGCCGCATAGTTGGCGATCATGATGCCGCCGGTTTCGGTCTGCCACCAGTTGTCGTGGAACGGGCGGCCGAAGGCCTTTTCTCCCCAGACGACGGCTTCAGGATTGAGGGGTTCCCCCACGCTGGCGAGAAAGCGCAATTGGCGCAGGTCGTACTTCCGCACGAGATCCACACCGATTTTCATCATCATACGAATGGCCGTCGGCGCCGTATACCAGACGGAGATCCGGTGGTCCTGTAGGATCCCATACCAACGTTCGGCATCGAAATCCGCTTCGTCCACAATGCTGGTCAGCCCATTCGTCAGCGGCGCGATGATGCCGTAGGACGTGCCGGTGACCCAGCCAGGGTCGGCGGTGCACCAGAAGATGTCCGCCGGATGGAAATCGAGCGCAAGTTTGCCTGTGATGTGGTGGGCCGCCACGGCGCCATGCACGTGGAGGGCCCCCTTGGGTGTTCCGGTGGTACCGCTGGTGAAATGCAGGAGGGCCGCGTCTTCCGGATCGGTAGGGCCGATTCGATAGATACCTGAGTGCTGTTCGAGTAACTGATGGAAGTTCTGCGTCCCGGGAATGGCGGTTGGACGTTGTTCCTGGCCGATGAGCAGGACATGCTCAAGATGGGGCAGCGTCTCCCGGATGCCGGCCACCTTGCGCTGATAGAGCGATTCGGTGGTGACCAGCACCTTGGCCTGGCCGATCGTAAGCCGGGCGCGAATGGGCTCCGGCCCGAAGGCTGAGAAGAGCGGGCAGAAGAGGGCGCGATGTTTCAGCGTGCCGAGTGCCGTGATGTAGAGTTCTGGAATACGACCGGCGAGGACGAACACCCGGTCGCCTTTCACGACGCCGAGCCCCTGCAGTGTATTGGCAAAACGATTGGTCAGGTCGTCGAGGCGCGAATAGGAATAGTCCTCGACCTGCCCGCTTTTCCCCAGCCACCGGATGGCGGTCTGTTGTCCGGGCGGGCCGGTTGCATGCCGCACCACCGCTTCATGGGCGATGTTGAGTCCCTGCCCATCGGGCAGGCCATCCAGTTCGGCGCGCGCCTGCTCCCATGAAAAGTCTTTTCGCACCGACTCGTAATCGTGGAGATTCGGGATCGTCTCCCAGTCTCGCCTCGATTTGATGATGGGGTTCCACGGCATTGTGCGGTTCACACTCCTCGGACAGACTCCGAGCATGCGTTCTGCAAGGCATAGACCATCGACGCCCGTGAAGGCCGGATCGGAAAGCGAGGGAAATCACGGTGGTTAGTGAGCCGCAGGCGGGGACAGTCGATGGCCCACCTGTAGCATTATTCACCAGTGGTAAGAGGAGGGTCGTGGATAATCGCGCCAAGCAAGACGAGATCAGGGTGTTGATCATGGGAGCCGCCGGGCGGGATTTCCATAACTTCAACGTGCTGTTTCGCGGCAATCCTGACTATCGGGTCGTAGGGTTCACCGCCGCGCAGATTCCCAACATCGACGACCGGCTCTATCCCCCGGCGTTGGCCGGCGCCTTGTATCCTTCCGGTATCCCGATCCATGCGGAACAGGAGCTCGATTGCTTGATCAGGACCCAGCACGTTGAGCGGGTCGTCTTTTCGTACAGTGATGTCTCCCATGAAGCGCTCATGCAGCATGCCTCCCGCGTGATGGCGGCAGGAGCGGACTTCTGGCTGGCGGGCCCGCAGTCCACGATGCTTCCGGCCAAGAAGCCGGTGGTGTCGATCTGCGCGACGCGCACGGGAGCGGGCAAGAGTCCTGTGGCCCGCCGGGTCGTCTCGATTCTGAAAGGGGAAGGGCTGCGGGTTGCCACGGTGCGGCATCCGATGCCCTACGGCAATCTTGAGCAACAGGCGGTACAGCGGTTTGCTGCTCTGGAGGACTTGGACGCGGCGGCCTGCACCATTGAAGAGCGGGAGGAGTACGAACCCCATCTCGCGCAGGGCGGGACGGTCTATGCGGGAGTGGATTACGAACGGATTCTCCGGGAGGTCGAAGATCAGGCCGATGTCATTGTATGGGACGG is a window of Nitrospira sp. DNA encoding:
- the acsA gene encoding acetate--CoA ligase codes for the protein MPWNPIIKSRRDWETIPNLHDYESVRKDFSWEQARAELDGLPDGQGLNIAHEAVVRHATGPPGQQTAIRWLGKSGQVEDYSYSRLDDLTNRFANTLQGLGVVKGDRVFVLAGRIPELYITALGTLKHRALFCPLFSAFGPEPIRARLTIGQAKVLVTTESLYQRKVAGIRETLPHLEHVLLIGQEQRPTAIPGTQNFHQLLEQHSGIYRIGPTDPEDAALLHFTSGTTGTPKGALHVHGAVAAHHITGKLALDFHPADIFWCTADPGWVTGTSYGIIAPLTNGLTSIVDEADFDAERWYGILQDHRISVWYTAPTAIRMMMKIGVDLVRKYDLRQLRFLASVGEPLNPEAVVWGEKAFGRPFHDNWWQTETGGIMIANYAAMDVRPGSMGRPLPGIEARIVKTAESGGVEVLNEPDVQGELALRPGWPSMFRGYWNEPERYKKCFASGWYLTGDVAKKDADGYFWFVGRADDVIKTSGHLIGPFEVESVLIEHKAVAEAAVIGKPDPVAMEIVKAFVSLKDGYEASDALRRELLGFARTRLGAAVAPKEIAFLPTLPKTRSGKIMRRLLKARELGLPEGDTSTLEA